Sequence from the Hamadaea flava genome:
GTACCTCGACGTGGTCGACGCCGGGCAGCCGTCGCAGTTCGTCCAGGTCGGCGCCCGGGACGACGGCCTGAATGGTCCGGCCGCTGGCCGCCGCCCGGATCTGCGCCACGGTCCCGTCCGCGACGACCCGGCCCTGTCGCAGCAGCACCACCCGGTCGGCGAACGACTGCGCCTCCTCCAGATAGTGCGTGGCGAAGACGACCGTGCGACCGGTGTCGCTGTACGCCCGCATCGCCGCCCAGAACTCGCGGCGTGCCTCGACGTCCATTCCGGCGGTCGGCTCGTCGAGCACGATCAGCTCGGGTCGGGAGATGAGTGCGATCGCGAAGCGTACGCGTTGCTTCTCGCCGCCCGACAACTTCGCGCAGCGCCGGCCGGCCAGCTCGGTCAGCCCAGCCTCGGCCAGCACCTCCGGTACGCGTCCCGGCCGCCGATGCAGCGCGGCGATCTCGGCGACGGTCTCGCCGACGGTCAGCCCGTCCCGCAGCGCCCCGGTCTGCAGCATGGCCCCGACCTGCCCGGCTACCACCGC
This genomic interval carries:
- a CDS encoding ABC transporter ATP-binding protein — its product is MTNTVTAEPVVTAPAVRLTGLEKRYGSTVAVAGVDLEIATGEVLALLGPNGAGKSTTIDMMLGLIAPDAGQARLFGRSPREAVVAGQVGAMLQTGALRDGLTVGETVAEIAALHRRPGRVPEVLAEAGLTELAGRRCAKLSGGEKQRVRFAIALISRPELIVLDEPTAGMDVEARREFWAAMRAYSDTGRTVVFATHYLEEAQSFADRVVLLRQGRVVADGTVAQIRAAASGRTIQAVVPGADLDELRRLPGVDHVEVRDDRVTLRCGDSDAALRTLLDRHRDAYDVEVTAAGLEDAFLALTEQPTTLAEKPTEETR